A region from the Desulfuromonas sp. TF genome encodes:
- a CDS encoding nucleoside triphosphate pyrophosphatase: MRSIVLASTSPYRRQLLAQLEFSFITAAPLYVEKLDQSVSPELLVKHLAYHKAESLRKHYPDALIIGSDQVFVDPRNRILGKPGAFDRAVAQLKAMAGRSHTFYTGVAVFDSRSGEAAVDYSTFSVTLRDLSDEQIRSYLRRENPLDCAGSFKIEGLGIALMERMEGDDYTSLIGLPLIKLTGMLQQFGVEVL; encoded by the coding sequence ATGCGCAGCATCGTTCTCGCCTCCACCAGCCCCTACCGGCGCCAGCTTCTTGCCCAGTTGGAGTTCTCGTTCATAACGGCCGCTCCGCTTTATGTCGAGAAACTGGACCAGAGCGTCTCACCGGAACTACTGGTCAAGCACCTGGCTTATCATAAGGCGGAGAGTCTTCGGAAACATTATCCCGATGCGCTTATCATCGGTTCCGATCAGGTTTTCGTCGATCCTCGAAACCGGATTCTGGGCAAGCCCGGCGCCTTCGACAGGGCGGTGGCGCAGCTCAAGGCCATGGCCGGCAGGTCCCATACTTTTTATACCGGCGTGGCGGTTTTTGACAGCCGCAGCGGCGAGGCCGCCGTTGATTATTCCACCTTTAGCGTCACTCTTCGGGATCTTTCGGACGAGCAGATCCGCTCCTATCTCCGCCGGGAGAACCCCCTCGACTGCGCCGGCTCTTTCAAGATCGAGGGGCTCGGCATCGCCCTGATGGAGCGAATGGAAGGGGATGACTACACCAGCCTCATCGGCCTCCCCCTGATTAAGCTGACGGGCATGCTGCAGCAGTTCGGGGTTGAAGTTTTGTAA
- a CDS encoding YafY family protein, with the protein MTKPAKKYSQAARLHDVIRVLEARYGATVDELAEECAVDRRTVYRDLQAIRDAGYPLVSERQDDGRMLYRFITGFKKIPPITFSLNELMTLYLCRGQLAFLAGTPFQDDLDAIFGRIRSSLPPRSVAHLERLAEAAAPRFQGLRDYRTRRPILEKLREALLYQYRCEILYAPPRREPETYRFDPYTLLFFKDSLYLGGFAHNRGALRLFLVDRLQEVAVTTERFEVPDTFRVEDLTGSAFGLIDDDPMEIRVRFGSQIAHLIRERTWHPAQILEEEEGGSLLLSFSAGGEKEILSWLYSYLPHVEVLAPPLLRSSFLEGLSEGILFQKSETSA; encoded by the coding sequence GTGACCAAGCCCGCGAAGAAATACAGCCAGGCCGCCCGGCTGCACGATGTGATCCGGGTGCTGGAGGCGCGCTACGGAGCCACGGTTGATGAGCTGGCCGAGGAGTGCGCCGTCGACCGCCGCACCGTTTATCGCGACCTGCAGGCGATTCGCGATGCCGGCTATCCTCTGGTCTCCGAGCGGCAGGATGACGGCCGGATGCTCTACCGCTTCATCACCGGGTTCAAGAAGATTCCCCCCATCACCTTTTCCCTCAACGAGCTGATGACCCTTTATCTGTGCCGGGGACAGCTCGCCTTTCTGGCCGGGACTCCCTTCCAGGACGATCTCGACGCCATCTTCGGCCGGATCCGCTCTTCGCTGCCGCCGCGCAGCGTCGCCCATCTCGAACGTCTGGCCGAGGCCGCCGCCCCTCGCTTTCAGGGACTGAGGGATTACCGCACCCGACGGCCCATCCTTGAAAAGCTGCGTGAGGCTCTTCTTTATCAGTATCGCTGCGAGATTCTCTACGCTCCACCGCGGAGGGAGCCCGAAACCTACCGATTCGACCCCTACACCCTGCTTTTCTTCAAGGATTCCCTCTACCTTGGTGGCTTCGCCCACAACCGCGGAGCCCTGCGCCTCTTCCTGGTCGATCGTCTGCAGGAGGTGGCCGTCACCACGGAGCGCTTCGAAGTTCCCGATACTTTCCGGGTGGAGGACCTCACCGGCAGCGCTTTCGGCCTTATCGATGACGATCCGATGGAGATCCGGGTGCGCTTCGGCTCCCAAATCGCCCACCTGATCCGAGAGCGTACCTGGCATCCCGCCCAGATTCTCGAAGAAGAAGAGGGCGGATCCCTCCTTCTTTCCTTCAGCGCCGGAGGCGAGAAGGAGATCCTCTCCTGGCTCTATTCCTACCTCCCGCACGTCGAGGTCCTCGCTCCGCCTCTCCTGCGCTCTTCCTTCCTAGAAGGACTATCGGAAGGAATCCTGTTCCAAAAATCGGAGACTTCGGCCTGA
- a CDS encoding nucleotide pyrophosphohydrolase, with amino-acid sequence MSDSRTTLKQLKEKMSEFVREREWEQFHTPKNLSMSIAIEAAELMEHFQWLTVEESKNLPPEALADIGEELADIVIYALSLSNALDLDLSETILAKMDKNTRKYPKDKVRGKSHKYTYYQESKD; translated from the coding sequence ATGAGCGACAGCCGCACCACTCTGAAGCAGCTTAAGGAGAAAATGTCGGAGTTCGTTCGGGAACGGGAATGGGAGCAGTTCCACACCCCCAAGAACCTCTCAATGTCGATCGCTATCGAGGCCGCCGAGCTGATGGAGCACTTCCAGTGGCTCACCGTGGAGGAATCGAAGAACCTTCCTCCCGAAGCCCTGGCCGATATCGGCGAGGAGTTGGCCGACATCGTCATCTACGCCCTTTCCCTCTCCAATGCCCTCGATCTGGACCTCTCCGAAACCATCCTGGCGAAAATGGACAAGAACACCCGCAAATATCCCAAGGATAAGGTGCGGGGCAAGTCACATAAATACACCTATTACCAGGAATCAAAAGACTGA
- the guaA gene encoding glutamine-hydrolyzing GMP synthase, whose amino-acid sequence MQQDIHREKILILDFGSQYTQLIARRVREAHVYCELHPFDMGLEAIRAFAPKGIILSGGPKSVYEEGAPAVAEELFEIGVPVLGICYGMQLLSRHFGGEVVPAGKREFGHADLQVHPKGAPGPLFDGFFLEGKSPVWMSHGDHVEKVPAGFEVVAGTDNAPVCAIQNVERSLYGVQFHPEVNHTPRGEVLIDTFVRKICGCTGQWTPGQIIEDAVARIREQVGGDHVILGLSGGVDSSVAAALIHRAIDEQLTCVFVDNGLLRLGEGDQVMSTFAENLGVKVIRVDAEERFLSALAGERDPEKKRKIIGNLFVDIFEEESNKLKDANWLAQGTIYPDVIESAGAKTGKAHNIKSHHNVGGLPDYMKLKLLEPLRELFKDEVRAIGEELGLPHRMVWRHPFPGPGLGVRILGEVKKEYAEILRSADAIYIEELYRSGHYDKISQAFAVFLPVKSVGVMGDGRTYEYVIALRAVETRDFMTAGWYPMPYADLARISNRIINEVRGINRVTYDISSKPPATIEWE is encoded by the coding sequence ATGCAGCAGGACATCCACAGAGAAAAAATACTCATCCTCGATTTCGGCTCCCAGTACACCCAGCTGATCGCCCGGCGGGTGCGCGAGGCGCACGTCTACTGCGAGCTGCACCCTTTCGACATGGGGCTTGAGGCCATCCGGGCCTTCGCTCCCAAGGGGATCATTCTCTCCGGAGGCCCCAAATCGGTCTACGAGGAAGGCGCCCCCGCGGTCGCGGAGGAGCTTTTCGAAATCGGCGTGCCCGTTCTCGGCATCTGCTACGGCATGCAGCTTCTCTCCCGCCATTTCGGTGGCGAGGTGGTTCCGGCAGGCAAACGCGAGTTCGGACATGCCGATCTTCAGGTTCATCCCAAAGGGGCTCCCGGTCCCCTGTTCGACGGCTTCTTTCTCGAGGGGAAAAGCCCGGTATGGATGAGTCACGGCGATCACGTCGAAAAGGTGCCGGCCGGCTTCGAGGTGGTCGCGGGGACGGACAATGCCCCGGTGTGCGCCATCCAGAACGTCGAGCGCAGTCTCTATGGAGTCCAGTTCCATCCCGAGGTGAACCACACCCCCCGGGGCGAGGTGCTCATAGACACCTTCGTGCGCAAGATCTGCGGGTGCACGGGGCAGTGGACGCCGGGGCAGATCATCGAGGATGCCGTGGCGCGCATTCGCGAGCAGGTCGGCGGCGATCATGTCATCCTGGGACTCTCCGGCGGCGTCGACTCCTCGGTCGCGGCGGCCCTGATCCACCGCGCCATCGACGAACAGCTCACCTGCGTCTTCGTCGACAACGGCCTGCTGCGCCTGGGCGAAGGGGATCAGGTGATGTCGACTTTCGCCGAGAATCTCGGGGTCAAGGTGATCCGTGTCGATGCTGAGGAGCGCTTTTTATCGGCTCTCGCCGGCGAGCGGGACCCGGAGAAGAAGCGCAAGATCATCGGAAATCTCTTCGTCGACATCTTCGAGGAGGAGTCGAACAAGCTCAAGGATGCCAACTGGCTGGCCCAGGGGACGATCTACCCCGACGTCATCGAGTCGGCCGGGGCCAAGACCGGCAAGGCCCACAACATCAAGAGCCACCATAACGTCGGCGGCCTTCCCGACTATATGAAGCTCAAGCTCCTAGAACCCCTGCGCGAGCTGTTCAAGGACGAGGTTCGCGCCATCGGCGAGGAACTCGGCCTTCCGCACCGCATGGTCTGGCGGCATCCCTTCCCGGGCCCCGGGCTGGGCGTGCGCATCCTCGGCGAGGTGAAGAAGGAGTACGCCGAAATCCTGCGCTCCGCCGACGCCATCTACATCGAGGAGCTCTACCGGAGCGGCCACTACGACAAGATCAGCCAGGCCTTTGCCGTTTTTCTGCCGGTCAAAAGCGTTGGAGTCATGGGGGACGGCCGCACCTATGAGTACGTCATCGCCCTGCGGGCGGTGGAGACCAGAGACTTCATGACCGCCGGCTGGTATCCGATGCCCTACGCCGATCTGGCGCGAATCAGCAACCGCATCATCAACGAGGTGCGCGGCATCAACCGGGTGACCTACGACATCTCCAGCAAGCCTCCCGCGACCATCGAGTGGGAGTAG
- the guaB gene encoding IMP dehydrogenase, with protein MQDLEIREGLTFDDVLLVPAHSTVLPKEADLTSHLTRKIQLKIPLLSAAMDTVTEARSAICMAREGGMGILHKNMTPTEQALEVDQVKKSESGMIVDPITMRPDQKIYEALELMKKYRISGVPITSEGKLVGILTNRDLRFETRLDQPISAVMTKEKLVTVPPGTTLEEAKRHLHAHRIEKLLVVDDSYRLKGLITIKDIEKVRKYPNACKDEMGRLRAGAAIGPGGDREERLEALIRAGVDVVVIDTAHGHSQGVIDAVIDTKRLYPDLQLVAGNIATAAAAEALIKAGADAVKVGIGPGSICTTRVVAGVGVPQITAIVDVASVTRKAGIPLIADGGIKYSGELPKAIAAGADVIMIGSLFAGTDESPGETILYQGRTYKSYRGMGSLGAMKQGSKDRYFQGDVENEVKLVPEGIEGRVPYRGSLSENIHQLMGGLRAGMGYTGCRTLKELQEKGRFMRITNAGLRESHVHDVNITHEAPNYRVERAN; from the coding sequence ATGCAGGATCTCGAGATCCGAGAAGGCCTGACATTCGACGATGTCTTGCTCGTTCCCGCCCATTCAACGGTCCTCCCCAAGGAAGCCGACCTGACCAGCCATCTTACCCGGAAGATTCAACTCAAAATTCCCCTGCTGTCTGCCGCCATGGATACCGTGACCGAAGCTCGCAGCGCCATCTGCATGGCACGCGAGGGTGGAATGGGCATACTCCACAAGAATATGACCCCCACCGAGCAGGCGCTGGAGGTGGATCAGGTCAAGAAGTCGGAAAGCGGGATGATCGTCGACCCGATCACCATGCGTCCCGATCAGAAAATTTATGAGGCTCTGGAGCTGATGAAGAAGTACCGCATCTCCGGGGTTCCCATTACCAGCGAGGGCAAACTGGTCGGCATCCTGACCAACCGCGACCTGCGATTCGAAACCCGCCTCGATCAGCCGATCTCCGCGGTCATGACCAAGGAAAAACTGGTCACGGTGCCGCCGGGAACCACCCTGGAGGAGGCAAAGCGCCACCTGCACGCTCACCGGATTGAAAAACTGCTGGTGGTCGACGACAGTTACAGACTCAAAGGCCTGATCACCATCAAGGACATCGAGAAGGTGCGCAAGTACCCCAACGCCTGCAAGGACGAGATGGGCCGTCTGCGAGCCGGAGCCGCCATCGGTCCCGGCGGCGACCGCGAGGAGCGGCTGGAGGCCCTGATCCGGGCCGGGGTCGACGTGGTCGTCATCGACACCGCTCACGGGCATTCCCAGGGTGTCATCGATGCGGTCATCGACACCAAACGCCTCTATCCCGATCTGCAGTTGGTGGCCGGCAATATCGCCACCGCCGCGGCCGCCGAGGCCCTGATCAAGGCCGGCGCCGACGCAGTCAAGGTCGGTATCGGTCCCGGTTCCATCTGCACCACCCGGGTCGTGGCCGGGGTGGGCGTTCCGCAGATCACCGCCATCGTCGACGTCGCCAGCGTCACCCGCAAGGCAGGCATCCCCCTCATTGCCGACGGCGGCATCAAGTATTCCGGCGAGCTACCCAAGGCGATCGCCGCCGGCGCCGACGTGATCATGATCGGTTCTCTCTTCGCCGGCACCGACGAATCCCCCGGCGAAACGATCCTGTATCAGGGGCGCACCTACAAGTCCTATCGCGGCATGGGAAGCCTCGGGGCGATGAAGCAGGGGAGCAAAGATCGCTACTTCCAGGGGGATGTGGAAAACGAGGTCAAGCTCGTCCCCGAAGGGATCGAAGGGCGCGTCCCCTATCGCGGCAGCCTGTCCGAGAACATCCACCAGCTCATGGGCGGGCTGCGCGCCGGAATGGGATACACCGGCTGCCGCACTCTCAAGGAGCTGCAGGAAAAAGGGCGGTTCATGCGCATCACCAACGCCGGCCTGCGCGAATCCCACGTCCATGACGTGAACATTACTCACGAAGCGCCGAATTACCGCGTGGAACGCGCTAATTAA
- a CDS encoding M42 family metallopeptidase: MNDKDFNFLKELVETPSPSGFEQPAQRVLRRELEGVADEVRTDVMGNVIARLKGKGEGAPRVMLAGHCDEIGFMVKYIDDGGFLYFAPIGGVDAHLVPGQRVQVHAASGPLAGVVGKKPIHLMEAKDRETVVKFKSQFIDIGCGDRAEAEALVAVGDPVTFAVGMERLQRDRVTSRAFDDKMGAFIVARVLQEVRRRGAAPVDLYSVSTVQEELGLRGGTTSAYGVNPDIGIAVEVGFATDFPDVDKKEVGETKVGGGPIITRGANINPALFALLVETARSEGIPYQISGSPRATGTDANVMQLCRGGVATALVGVPLRYMHSPSEVLSLADIENTVRLLTALMYRINDSGSFIPN, encoded by the coding sequence ATGAACGATAAAGACTTCAACTTTCTGAAAGAACTCGTGGAAACCCCCAGCCCATCGGGGTTCGAGCAGCCGGCCCAACGGGTACTGCGCCGCGAGTTGGAAGGGGTGGCAGACGAGGTGCGCACGGACGTGATGGGGAACGTCATCGCCCGGCTCAAGGGGAAAGGGGAAGGGGCTCCGCGGGTGATGCTGGCCGGGCACTGCGACGAGATCGGCTTCATGGTCAAGTACATAGACGACGGCGGCTTCCTCTACTTTGCTCCCATCGGCGGAGTCGACGCCCACCTGGTGCCGGGACAGAGGGTTCAGGTTCATGCCGCATCCGGTCCGCTGGCGGGGGTCGTCGGGAAGAAGCCCATCCATCTCATGGAAGCTAAGGACCGGGAAACCGTCGTCAAGTTCAAAAGTCAGTTCATCGATATCGGCTGCGGCGACCGGGCCGAAGCCGAGGCTCTGGTGGCCGTCGGCGACCCGGTGACCTTCGCCGTCGGCATGGAGCGCCTTCAGAGGGACCGGGTGACTTCCAGGGCCTTCGACGATAAAATGGGGGCGTTCATCGTCGCCCGCGTGCTCCAGGAAGTGCGGCGGCGCGGCGCGGCCCCCGTCGATCTCTACAGCGTCTCCACCGTGCAGGAGGAACTCGGTCTGCGCGGCGGCACCACCAGCGCCTATGGTGTGAATCCCGACATCGGCATTGCCGTGGAGGTCGGCTTTGCGACCGACTTTCCAGACGTGGACAAGAAGGAGGTCGGTGAGACAAAGGTGGGGGGCGGTCCGATCATCACCCGGGGGGCGAACATCAATCCTGCCCTCTTCGCCCTGCTCGTCGAAACCGCCCGGAGCGAGGGGATTCCCTATCAGATCTCCGGCTCTCCCCGGGCCACCGGCACGGACGCCAACGTCATGCAGCTTTGCCGCGGCGGCGTTGCCACGGCCCTGGTCGGTGTTCCGCTGCGCTATATGCATTCCCCCTCCGAGGTCCTCTCCCTGGCCGATATCGAGAATACCGTGCGCCTGCTGACAGCCCTCATGTACAGGATCAACGACAGCGGGAGTTTCATACCCAACTGA
- a CDS encoding histidinol phosphate phosphatase domain-containing protein produces the protein MIDLHTHTVFSDGELIPVELARRAAVAGYRAIAITDHGDFSNFDLIIPRLVRVAAELGDAWGITILPGIELTHIPPAMIAAAAGEVRALGARIVVCHGETLTEPVAPGTNRAALAADIDILSHPGLITAEEAALAAERGICLEITTRKGHSLSNGHVARTALAAGARMVVNNDAHGPGDLVSPEMARRIALGAGLTEEQFEQCRRNSEELVKKALK, from the coding sequence ATGATCGACCTGCATACCCATACCGTGTTCAGCGACGGGGAATTGATCCCGGTAGAGCTTGCCCGGCGCGCCGCGGTGGCCGGATACAGGGCTATCGCCATCACGGATCACGGCGATTTTTCCAATTTCGATCTGATCATTCCTCGGCTCGTCCGGGTGGCGGCTGAACTCGGAGATGCCTGGGGGATCACCATCCTGCCGGGGATCGAGCTGACCCACATTCCTCCGGCGATGATCGCCGCCGCTGCCGGCGAGGTCCGCGCCCTGGGGGCGAGAATCGTCGTCTGCCACGGCGAAACGCTCACCGAGCCGGTGGCGCCCGGAACCAATCGGGCCGCCCTCGCGGCGGACATCGACATCCTCTCCCATCCCGGACTGATTACCGCCGAGGAGGCGGCGCTCGCCGCGGAACGGGGAATCTGCCTGGAGATCACCACCCGCAAGGGACACTCTCTCTCCAACGGCCACGTGGCCCGCACGGCCCTGGCCGCCGGCGCCCGCATGGTGGTCAACAACGATGCTCACGGCCCGGGAGACCTCGTCTCCCCAGAAATGGCCCGCAGGATCGCCCTGGGGGCGGGGCTGACGGAAGAGCAGTTCGAGCAGTGCCGGCGGAATTCGGAAGAGCTGGTGAAGAAGGCGTTGAAGTGA
- the miaB gene encoding tRNA (N6-isopentenyl adenosine(37)-C2)-methylthiotransferase MiaB produces MNKKFYLETFGCQMNVVDSERIVDLLRQIGYGEVADAAEADLILLNTCSVRDKAERKVYGHLGSFKPLKDENPALILGVGGCVAQQEGERLLRKLPYLDLVFGTHNVHKLPEMVRSVEENRVRCHETEFLDRETRLQLFPVRTEGDSVTRFVTVMQGCDNFCSYCVVPHVRGREVSRPSAEILDEIRHLADSGVREVTLIGQNVNSYGGKEAGELSFAELLARVHEIEGIERIRFTTSHPKDLSDELIDCFGILDKLCTHIHLPVQSGSSRILQLMNRGYDREGYLDKVRRLKTVCPDIRLTSDIIVGFPGETGEDFEETLSLAAEVRYADIFSFLYSPRPGTAAAALSDDLGAKEKQERFDRLLALQEKNSREIWEGDCGKILPVLVEGESRQGDGQLFGRTTWNRIVNFAGDWSLVGKVINVRIVASRKNSQLGEIEESGSRNQES; encoded by the coding sequence ATGAATAAGAAATTCTACCTGGAGACCTTCGGTTGCCAGATGAACGTGGTCGACTCGGAACGGATCGTCGATCTGCTCCGACAGATCGGGTACGGGGAGGTCGCCGACGCCGCCGAGGCCGATCTGATCCTGCTCAATACCTGTTCGGTCCGCGACAAGGCCGAGCGCAAGGTGTACGGGCACCTGGGGAGCTTCAAGCCCCTCAAGGACGAGAACCCGGCCCTCATCCTCGGCGTCGGGGGGTGCGTCGCCCAGCAGGAAGGGGAGCGCCTTCTCCGGAAGCTTCCTTATCTCGACCTGGTGTTCGGGACCCACAACGTGCACAAGCTCCCTGAAATGGTGCGCAGTGTGGAGGAAAACCGGGTGCGCTGCCACGAGACCGAGTTTCTCGACAGGGAAACCCGGCTGCAGCTCTTCCCCGTCCGGACCGAAGGGGATTCGGTCACCCGTTTCGTCACCGTTATGCAAGGATGCGACAACTTCTGTTCGTACTGCGTCGTCCCTCACGTGCGCGGACGGGAGGTGAGCCGTCCCAGCGCCGAGATCCTCGACGAAATCCGGCATCTGGCCGACAGTGGCGTCCGCGAAGTCACCCTCATCGGGCAGAACGTCAATTCCTACGGAGGCAAGGAAGCGGGGGAGCTTTCTTTTGCCGAACTGCTGGCCCGGGTTCACGAAATCGAAGGAATCGAGCGGATCCGCTTCACAACCTCCCACCCCAAGGATCTCTCCGACGAGCTGATCGACTGCTTCGGCATCCTGGACAAGCTGTGCACACATATCCATCTGCCGGTGCAGAGCGGTTCGAGCCGCATCCTGCAGCTGATGAACCGCGGTTACGACCGGGAAGGATACCTGGACAAGGTGCGCCGCCTCAAGACGGTATGCCCCGACATCCGCCTTACCTCCGACATTATCGTCGGTTTCCCGGGAGAGACCGGGGAGGATTTCGAGGAAACTCTGAGCCTCGCCGCCGAGGTGCGTTATGCCGACATCTTCTCTTTCCTTTATTCCCCCCGCCCCGGCACCGCCGCGGCCGCACTTTCCGACGATCTCGGGGCGAAGGAGAAGCAGGAGCGGTTTGACCGTCTGCTGGCCCTGCAGGAGAAGAACAGCCGTGAAATCTGGGAAGGGGACTGCGGAAAAATCCTGCCGGTGCTGGTTGAAGGGGAGAGCCGACAGGGGGACGGCCAGCTTTTCGGCCGTACCACCTGGAACCGCATCGTCAATTTCGCCGGCGACTGGTCGCTGGTCGGAAAGGTCATCAACGTGAGGATCGTCGCGTCACGGAAGAACAGCCAGCTCGGCGAAATTGAGGAATCAGGCTCCAGGAATCAGGAATCATGA
- a CDS encoding PH domain-containing protein, which produces MDWSSFLGEGETVRWEGRPAPRCFTFRNWRHSLFGLFLLIIAVYWQIVALELAMAYGLSFIAWIPLPVLLAALYLSLGHLLRSRLEWERVFYAITDRRVLALSGIRRQRVNALPLAQVTYFQLKYQAENLGTIRIHGDRSSKPLVLHCLEYPRRATDLLEETVTVKRDQ; this is translated from the coding sequence ATGGACTGGTCTTCCTTTCTGGGGGAGGGGGAAACGGTGCGCTGGGAGGGACGGCCTGCGCCGCGGTGTTTCACCTTCCGCAACTGGCGGCATTCCCTGTTCGGCCTCTTCCTTCTGATCATCGCCGTCTATTGGCAGATCGTCGCACTCGAGCTCGCCATGGCCTACGGACTTTCCTTCATCGCCTGGATACCTTTGCCCGTTCTGCTGGCGGCCCTGTATCTCTCCCTCGGTCATCTGCTGCGATCCAGGCTGGAGTGGGAAAGGGTTTTCTACGCCATCACCGACCGGCGCGTCCTGGCTCTCAGCGGGATTCGCCGGCAGCGAGTGAATGCTCTGCCACTGGCACAGGTGACCTATTTCCAACTAAAATATCAGGCTGAGAACCTGGGGACCATCCGCATCCATGGGGATCGTTCATCCAAACCCCTCGTTCTGCACTGTCTGGAGTATCCCCGCAGGGCGACCGATCTGCTGGAGGAGACCGTGACCGTAAAGCGTGATCAGTGA
- a CDS encoding M48 family metalloprotease: protein MPVRSSVRGFHCLYFLLVLFLLCGGCSVNPATGKKELALFQVPVAEEVAIGEKTFPRALQQMGGEYPDPRLNGYVNDVGRRLGRLSQRPDLPYTFRVVNDSTPNAFALPGGFIAISRGLLVHLENEAQLAAVLGHEVGHVAARHSVQGMQRGTLFNAALAVLSGVTAETGYGPLAEQAGQLTASLLENSYSRDQERESDMLGIDYMVRSGYNPTGAVQLQEFFYSKIEGGAEPGWLAGLFRTHPFSRDRMLANEDYIRVNFPQALRDPRHELRPKPFLDATAGLRKVQPAYELYEQARRLEAGDDLVGAIETYLRALEIAPNEALIYTGLGLASIKAGDLNPARRYLIKSVQLDGDYYQSHLGLGYVHLQQEDGAAAVQSLERSMELLPTLQGGFLLAEGNEKLGRKQKALELFRAVAEADPKGKLGRTAAERMRTLESR, encoded by the coding sequence ATGCCTGTTCGCAGTTCTGTTCGCGGTTTTCACTGCCTTTATTTCCTGCTCGTTCTGTTCCTGCTGTGTGGCGGTTGTTCGGTCAATCCGGCAACCGGAAAGAAGGAGCTGGCTCTTTTTCAGGTGCCGGTCGCCGAGGAAGTCGCCATAGGCGAAAAGACCTTCCCTCGTGCCCTGCAGCAGATGGGGGGCGAATATCCCGATCCCCGCCTCAATGGGTATGTGAACGACGTCGGCCGGCGTCTCGGCCGACTCAGCCAGCGGCCCGACCTCCCCTATACCTTTCGGGTGGTCAACGATTCCACCCCGAATGCCTTCGCTCTTCCCGGTGGGTTCATCGCCATCAGCCGCGGCCTGCTGGTCCATCTGGAGAACGAAGCGCAGCTCGCCGCTGTCCTGGGACATGAAGTCGGTCATGTGGCCGCCAGGCATTCCGTGCAGGGGATGCAGCGTGGGACGCTTTTCAATGCGGCCCTGGCGGTCCTGTCGGGGGTAACCGCGGAGACGGGGTACGGTCCTCTTGCCGAGCAGGCGGGACAACTGACCGCCAGCCTTCTGGAGAACTCCTACAGCCGCGATCAGGAGCGGGAGTCCGACATGCTGGGGATCGACTACATGGTGCGTTCCGGCTACAACCCGACGGGGGCGGTCCAACTTCAGGAATTCTTCTACAGTAAGATAGAGGGGGGGGCGGAGCCTGGCTGGCTCGCCGGGCTCTTCCGCACCCATCCCTTCTCCCGGGACCGGATGCTGGCCAATGAAGATTATATTCGCGTCAATTTTCCGCAGGCCCTGAGAGATCCCCGGCATGAACTGCGCCCCAAGCCGTTCCTCGATGCCACCGCCGGGTTGCGGAAGGTGCAGCCCGCCTATGAGCTGTATGAGCAGGCCCGCCGACTTGAGGCGGGGGACGATCTGGTTGGAGCGATCGAAACCTACCTCCGAGCCCTGGAGATAGCGCCGAACGAGGCGCTGATCTATACCGGCCTGGGACTGGCTTCCATCAAGGCTGGAGATCTGAACCCGGCCCGCCGCTATCTGATCAAGTCCGTGCAACTCGACGGAGATTATTATCAGTCTCATCTCGGACTGGGGTATGTCCACCTGCAGCAGGAAGATGGTGCCGCCGCCGTACAGTCGCTGGAAAGGAGCATGGAGTTGCTGCCCACCTTGCAGGGCGGCTTTCTCCTGGCCGAAGGGAACGAGAAATTGGGGAGGAAGCAGAAGGCCCTGGAGCTGTTTCGAGCCGTGGCCGAGGCCGACCCCAAGGGGAAGCTGGGTCGGACGGCGGCCGAACGGATGCGGACTCTGGAGAGCCGGTAA